DNA sequence from the Oreochromis niloticus isolate F11D_XX linkage group LG8, O_niloticus_UMD_NMBU, whole genome shotgun sequence genome:
CAGTGAGTTTGTTGAAATGGTAAGAAAGAAACGATCTGCACGTCTAATTTTCCAGTTGTAATGAATtcgtttgatttatttttgttgaacgatctgtgaagtgtgtgtgtgtgtgtgtgtgtgtgtgtgtgttcatgacTGACCCCTGCTTCCTCTCTGCAGTGTGACGTCGGCACCACAGGACAGAAGTCCATCTCCCGGGTCATTGACTATCTGGAGCACTGCTAGAGAGAAGTCTCACATACGTACTCACACAAAAagacacatgcaacacaaccATCTCCTTCATCATCGttaccaccaccatcatcatcaccaccacctccCCCTCATGCGACCGCTGGAGTAAACTGACGGGACGtcgtcctcttcctcctcttaaAGGAGCTTCACCTCGTCAGCGTGCACGTTGGAAACAGCTCGCTTCCTCTGTGACTTTAAAGGATAAACCCTTTAAAGCTGCAGCAGAGATcacatgcttttgtttttctgaagaatccaagtcagtatttggttgttatttcttcctttttcctcagtttaaaaaaagttgcTCAGAGCgatgtttttcttcttgtctGATAAATTCCTGTTCAAAGCGTCTCCTCACCTTCTCAGCCCCTCCCTCGTGAAAACCCCTTTCGTATAGAGCGATGGCAGATTGGAGTGAAGCTGCCATTCCCCCACCCCAGCCTGCCATCAAAGCCTAGCGGCCCTGAGCGCGGCCTTTTGGAGCCAATAActgccaaacaaacaaactgagctttttaaaaagaaaaaaaaaaaagaaaagatggcttttactttgaaaacgTCGACCCCAGCTCCTCACAGGCCGCCTCATTTCTCTCACGCTGTGTTGTTCTTCTCCTCTCTTTGCTGCTGTAACCTCTTGGCTCTGTCTGAAGGAGGTGCTTTGGCACTGAGAAACCACGCGTATTGATCATTTGTGGGCGGAGGGTGGGAAGCCTGACCCGCGGTGAAGTCGAGGTGGGACTGCTTGTTTTTGCATGACACCTCGTTTCGTGGTGGCGTCGAAAGAGACGCGCGGCACCTTTATGCCGACTTCACACCTGACTCTCAAAGCTTTTGAGGGCTTTAGAAACTTTGAACAACCTCTGCTTCCAAAAAGCAGAAAGTTTTTCCCTTTCAAACGATCGATCGCGCTCTCGCTCGACATCAAAAGCTTCGTGTCTCAGCGGGTTCCCGAGCCCTCCGGACCAGAACCTGTCCTTCTCCTGCTCCTTTCAATTACCGCCAGGCGTTTGAGCTCGCTGCTCGTGGTGGAGCCTTCAATTACAGCACAAAGGCGGCCAAGGAAGCCCCCCCAGTCTGAGAGGTGAAGGCGAGGCACTTTGCTTTTGAACCAGGCCACCAGCAGAGGGGTTTTCACAGAGCAGGTCGATTATTTGTCCCTCCTGCTCAGGTGTTTTTAGGAGGAAACACTTTAGCTGGAGCTCAAGATCCTCAAACCCGCAGTTTAACTTCAAATCCTGTGTGTTTGGACTTTCCAAGAGTGCATCACTCTCTAACGTACATTTCAGCgatcctgagatttgattgggAATTTGTAAAGGATAGAAATCGGCCCCGTGCTTTTCCGTTAGGCCTTctgtggttttcatctttgaagCCTTTTCAGATGGCACACGTGTGAAGAAGTCAAAACTCCAGCAGCACTGACAGTACAAACAGCAACTCATTACACGTCAGCCATTGCACTTGTAGCTTTAACCTCCCCCGCCTTTCCTGTCCTCTGTGCACCGTCAGTGAAGTTCCAGAAAAGTTCCCTGATGGGGGAAAGGGAAGTCCGGAGCCTTAAACGAGtcatttttgttcctttttcctTCAAGTGCAGCGTTCTCTTGAAGCACGTTTGAGTTGTAACTAAAGGCTTTATTAATAGAATAAATAGATATGATTTAATTTGAAAAGATTTTCAGCCTCGTTgttaaaaagctaaaaaaaaagttatttaagtTTTCCTCAGTTTGGAGACTCGCAAAAGAGCGAAACTCCAGGGGAATATGTGAGTCTttcacacagcagaaacagttTTTCCAATAATTTCATTGGAAGATGTCTCGGATAAGCCCCGCCCACTCCATTCAAACCATGCAGCCACGGTCTAACTCTCACTGGGCGCCTCAAACTGAAGTGTCCCTTCAGTTGCTTTATTAACCCTTTAATAACCTCCAGCTAATAAGCTTGTTATCTAGGAAGCCTgaataagaaataaaagaagaaagatgGCCGTGACCATCGTTTCAGTGTTGGCTCTTTGTCTGCAGCCATGTTCAGGTCCCCACAGTCGCTCATCAACACTGAAACGCAAACCTGTGACACTAAAAGTCACTGCTGTGAGGTAAAGGACACAGAAGCTGTCCATAGAGACCAAAACAGGTTTTTAAATTCCAGCAGGCTGCGCGTGTTAATTACTGCTGTAAATTTGTCACATTTTAATGCGAGTCTGTGGGGACCCACTCGCTTTTGGAGCCTCAAGTGGATGCTAGAGGACCTGCAGTTGTTGACGCTAGCTTCATTTCCTTCGTTCCTGCTTTAAGCTAAAGATTCGCCTTTGaatttcttttctgtaaaacagattttttaaaagtccagattaagagagagagagcatcgTCTGAGCAAGCTAACATTTAAGGTTTTCACTTAAAATCATCTGTTCCTTTTTGCTCTGGCGTTTTGTCATCAGCACcgtgagctcctgctgctgtttcatctttagagctggaaaaaaatgacattgaATTGACCTGTTAAAGATTGTGTCATTGTTCATGtggttttgtatttgtttgtctgtggacatcagcgcgcacacacacacacacatacacacacaccttaaAACTTCACACTCCTTTATGAAAAGTTTACAAGAGCTTTATTCACAGACGTCTGGAAGAATGAATGGAAGAGCTTTTTGTACATAGTTTCCTGTAAATAGATTGGACCTCCTCATGTAGGAGGGGAATGATGGAGGGAGTTTGGGGTGGAGGGGGCAGTTTGGGGAGGGTCACGGGTGGGCCGGggttaaatttaaatttagacCGTAGACTCTACTTTTCTGAATCCgattctattttttcttttttctaagcctttttctcccagctgtgttgttgtttttggacGGACAGAAAGCTTCTTAACGAGCCGCCTGCAGGAAAACTTGATCTTTGTACCAATTTGCAGACCGATGTCTTTGGTTACCTGtacataattttaaaataataaaaattgatACTTTGAGTAACTCTGGCAcagagtttttctttctgtcgtCCTCGGTGTTTGAGTCCTCGAACACATGAAACACGTTTTGGTCCTTTAAAGTCTGACGCTGCCGAAGACAGAATCACAGATATTCACGTCCCCCCTGCACGTCCTCCTCGGGGCACCCCGGGCCTCCGCCGCTGCTCTTGGCCGTGTGGAAGTGGCTCTCGGGCCGAGGCGGGTCCCCGGCCGCCGGCGCTTTGTCGGTGCCCGGGCTGGGTGCTCCGCCCGCGCCCTGCTGCAGCAGCTCGCTGAGGGTGGAGATGTAGATCTGCGCCATCTGCAGGGTCTCGGACTTGGACAGCTTCCGGTCGCTGTCCGTGTTGGGAATAACGCTGCGGAGCCGGTCAAAGGCCACGTTCAGTCCCAGCATCCTGCGCCGCTCGCGAGCATTGGCCGCGAGGCGCCGGCGTCTCTGCGCGCGCTCCAGAGCGCTCGTGTCCGGCGGCAGGTAGTGCAGCGCGCCCCCGGCGGCACCGAGCCGGAGCTCCACGATGGCGCGCGGGGGGTCCCGGTAGTCCCCGGAATGGTCCTGTGCGAGGCTCCGCTGCAGCAGCGCGTGGAGATCCGCGTGGAGCGCCGAGACCGCGGGACCGGGACCGCACTCAGAGTCCACGGACACGAAGGGAGCGAAGAGGCTTTTACGTGGAGGCATCTCTGCTCCTCCTCCGCTCTCCCCTTTCTCCTCTACTCTGTGTCTTTGTCCTACTGtctgcttcttcctctccttcttcctcctctcctcttatTTCCTTCTCCTCCTTCACCAAACGGCCACAGCCGCTGAGCCTCACCGGGACCCTTCACGTTTCTCGGCATTGATGGGAGAATTTATGGAGTGGGGGGCCTTGCGTGCTTCGGGGGCGTGGACAGGGTCGTGTGCTGCTCAGTGAACTTTGCCAGATGCGCAGCTGGAAGTCGATTAACCGAGTTCATCAAAAGAGGATTAGAAGCGTCTCAGTGCGCCTCTAAGGGCCGAAGAGGACGGAGAGCGCCAGCAGCCACGGTGTGAAGTTTCACTCACGCAAACTTCACGTACAGTTTCTGCACGTAAAGTTTTTCAATCATAAAAAGTTTATAATAAGAGTTTCAAACTGAAAGCAAACTTGTGTCATGCAATAGATCATTGAAGACCGCAGTGACGTCACTGAAGTGAACCTCAACTGTGGAGAAACATTTTAGCActcagatttaaaaaagaagggAAACAAGGGTATTTGTATGTTAGTCTGAGTACAGCTGGTACTGTGCACTGCTTCCATCACCACACAGATGTTAGTGAATGAAATATTTCTCTGTTCTGTCATCAGAAATCTGCatgatttgtttctttttcacacagaaacatttatccCAACACGGAACAGTTGGAACAATCATTCATGCTGTGAAGCTGCCCGATCAATTTaatgcaaacacattttaaaaaatttcatTTGAGTTAATAATTTGATGAAGATCAGTGAAAAGGGATCATttgtaaaacaaacagcagatgAATAGATTGCAGAGtaataatgtttgaatgaagaagagaaacagagtaaaattaaaataaaaccgaaaagtaaaaaataaaaaaagctacATGTGGTTTGGGACCAGAACTGGCCTGCCAGAGGGCGCACTGTGGTCCACACAGGAGGGAGCATCATTCATTCAGTATTCAAAGGTGAAGGAAATTCTCCAATTTCTTTCTTGTTGTTTAtggatttttttaatcatcCTCCTCTgaaggttttgtgtttcagaAAATCAAATTTTAAATGTGAACTTTGTAAAAGAGACGCAGGTTATTAACTCTGAGGTTCAGCTGGGAGAAAACTTCAATCCTTCTTTTTGTGTCCAGGCTAAACAGATTCTCCCTCCACGCCTGTGTTGGGACATTTAAGCTTGCAGCAGAGAACTCTGGTTTGAtaacaaattaaattttaaGCAGCTGTGAAACAAATAATGTTTGGATCATCTTTAGAAACACCTCCAGAACCAGCTAAAGCTTCCAGACTGAAGGAACGGCAGTGATGAGCACAGTCGTTTGGTCTGATATGAAGTTAGGcctcttttctgtttcagcAAAGGACAAAAATGTCTCCCTGCCTCTCTACAGGTGGACAAGTCGCCTGgacaggtggaggagaggacATGATGATTACTACATCTCTGACCTCGCATCGCCTCCGGGTCCCTGGAACAACATTTCTGTTTCCAGCTGGGGTCCTGAGGCTGCGCCTTAAACCACACTTTCACTGGAGAAATCATTTTGACTGCAGTTAAATAAATTCTTATTTTGTTCctcttgtgaagcactttgcaactaAACGTGTAAATATAGATTCAGATCTCCAGCCATCGAAGGACTAAGGAAGAAGCCGCCTTTGGTTTTCGGCCCAGCCTTGTAATCCTGTCCGACTTTGGGCTGAGCATTAATTATTCATGCAACAGTTACATGAATAAATACCACATAGAGCACGTAGGTGAAGACATTTTCTTGGTTTAATAGTATTTTTCCTAAATGGTTGGGGGATGATGTTAGCGTCGCACACTTGATTAAAATGCTCAGCGTTTCACGGCTGTAGCGTCCTTGAGTTTCCCTCTGCAGGCTGCTGAGACATTTGTCTGATGTATTAAAGCTCGTCACTGGAACTTGTTTTAAGGTTAATTAAAAGTGTTGTGATCCCGGAGGTTAAAGCCTGACGATGACTGACAGCCGCTGGCAGCCTCATATCCTCTGGACAGACTCTAATGGGATTTAGCAGCGTGTCCTGGCCGCCGTGTGCCAGCGCTCTGCCGGGCCGGGCCTTTGCAAACGCCACAGCGTGCCACCGAGATGGCACAAAAATAGCTGCGTGACACACGGGAGCATAATGGACTCCTTATGGCCGGGGGTGGGGGGCCCTCGCTGTCTGGGGCCCCTGGCTCATTTTCCTTTTATTCTCCAATCTGGAGCACGTGGGGAGGTTTGGCTTCACGCCTTAGCTGACAGTTGCTGGCACGCTCCGCTTTATTAAAGCCAATGAAATGGCTCATTGCAGCCAGAGAGCGGACACAGGCCGCAGATCAAACCCTCCCACCGCTGTGACGCGCCCGTGCAGATGACACGTACACGCCACACCGAACTCCTGCACATCTGCAAGTTTGGCTTTTTCTGGTCTTGTTGCAAAAagtttcacttctttttttttttttaaagttaaacagATGAacactttttgtgtgtttcagctgATTTCACAGCACGAGCTCACTTCACATCTTTAAAAAGTTCTTCTGATTCTTCAGTTAAACtgactgtttttgtttaatttgaattaCTGAGGGTTTTTTAGCATGTTACTGTGTTTGGTAAAACTTTATCATTCAGCCCACGACAAACGCTACAGTCTGCCTACAAAGTAAGATGGACAAATATTGGATTTTCCCACAAAATGATCAAAAATTAACACAGTACTCAAAATTACTTTTGCACAACCTAACCTTAGCTATGCATTGCTAAAAATTGCTTACAGtataaatatttgtttgtttcttgtaaAAACCTGACATGTTATTCTGCTTTATCTGCCTTTAAGTATTTGTAGGCCaatgcttttgttgttgttattattattgttattattattatttgagaGGAGAGGAAAGCATACAGGTGTTCTGCTCCTGTAGATGAAACAGGTAGCAAACATGTCACATGGGCCATCAGCTACAGGTGGAAACATCTTTCACCTtcagctttattttcttttagttaTTTGTGTATACATGTGGTCACTGCAGTCTTTACTCTTTAATTTTTCTTAAATAGAAGATAAACTGCATTTCCTGCAGAGCATTAATCCCCATTTGTGTCTCCATATTTGCAGCAGCAGGATGTGGCTTAAGAGAAACtagtgtatgtgtttgtggtcATGAAGGAACACGTCACGGTGCGATACGGGGGTGTTTCCAGTAGTTTTTGGACAAAATTGAGCTCTGTGGTGTAAAAGAATGAGAATCAGGTTTTGAGACGCGCTCAGTTCATGAGCTGCTATCCTAAACTGATGTGCAGgtattttaacaacaaaaagccctgaaatgaaaagaatgaaTTGCTCTCTGATGCTGACAGAAAGCACATTTGCATTCCTCTGTTTGGGAAGCAAACATGGAACGAGTGGTTATTAGAAGTAAGAGGTTTGGCGTCACTCGTTAACACGCTGTGCCTTATTAAACCCAATGAGATGGCTCGTTGGAGCCAGCGGACCGACATGGGCTGCAGATCAAACCCTTTTTCCACAGAGTCGGTGAAGCAACACAGCTGAGCTTTCTCTCCACAGTGGACTTTAACACAACAAGTCATTTCTGTCCAGATAAACTCAAATCTTTTACCCCACATTTATTCACCACCGTTCGAAGCTACCTGACCCTGCCTCGAGACGGTCACGTTATCACAATGACTCCATTTTCACTGCTGCTGacaaaaaactataaaataccAAAGTGACATGAATTATCTCACAGCTGTAAATACTGGGACCAAAAAAGATTTCTAAAATCATAAATGTCCGCCTGGGTGAAGCATGTGTTTCATCTTTGTCTGCTTCTTTTGTTGAGTTTGGAATaaaagcctgcagtgtgaacatgaAGCCCAGCGTGTCAGTAACACACAGGCTGGATGTCAGTCAGCATGACCGCAGTGGTATCGCTCTGTAATTTTTAATGTTCATTTCAGTGTCTTGCGTCAGAGACCAGCTGTCTGATAAATGCTTACATTTTTTTGCCTCTCTTTGCAGGTTATTTTCACTCAGAGTCTGTCGACCTGAAAACCCATCTGCCAAAAACTGAAATCTTAACAAGCTTCCTCATTTTTCCAAGCACCATTACACTCTAGAAGTCACCCAAATTGGCTAAAAAGCAAATCAGTCTGAGTCAATTTAGCACCAAACACACTAATGTGATAGTACACTCTGGGCAGAGTGACCAGATCCCAAAAAGTGAATGTGGAGCAAAGAGTGTGTTCATGTAGGACGACGTGAGAGCTGTTATTAATGCTGAGAAAAGTCTGAAGTTTGCCATAAAGTTTGACACTTTCattaaaaagacattaaaatttatttaattcagttcaattttatttatacagcgccaaatcacaacaacagtcacttcaaggtgctttatattgtaaggtagaccctacaatcatacatacagagaaaaacccaacaatcatatgaccccctatgagcaagcactttggtgacagtgggaaggaaaaactcccttttaacaggaagaaacctccagcagaaccaggctcagggaggggcggggccatctgctgtgattggttggggtgagagaaggaagacaggataaagacatgctgtggaagagagacagagattaataacaggtatgattcaatgcagagaggtctgttaacacgtgttcagtgagaaaggtgactggacaTGTTTAATCCCAAGACTCAGTTTTAATGAGCATTAATGGAATTAAAGGCTTATTTTCAAGGTCATGCTGAAGGTTCTACAATATCTTTGACCGTGATTGACTAACATTGGTTTCTCTTTGCACCATAAAAATGACAGCACTCAATGGACTGATCAATACTCAGAACAGTTTAAAAGTCCAAGTAACTCAGTGAAGATCAGAACTGTCGAAGTTGGGAAGGTCTCTTggagccatttctaaacaactgcagatCCCAAGATCAAACCATTCACATTTGTGAAACAAACAATTTTATGTAAGAACAATATGTATGTATTCTAGTGTGTCATCCAAGTAACACGGCTCTTCTTCTAGAACTTGCCAAACTGTCTTTTGGTAAAGTTTTCTACAGTCAGATAAAGACTGAGCTGTTTGGCCACCCACAAACTACTGTACCAAGCATGGTGATGCAAGCATCGTGCTCTGGGCCTGTTCTGGTACCGGTACCACTGGCAGCTCAAAGTGAATGAAATAATGAAGGAGGACCACttccaaattcttcaacttcacctcaaatcagCCAAAGCTAAAGCTAGATGGACAACAGCcaagccaactttatttataaagcactttaaaaacagtgAGCACTGAACAAAGTGCTGaacataaaataagaaaaaatttaaatactacaaataaaaatacCATAACAGTAGAAATACCTCACATGGAGTAGTCATTTTTCTTATACTTATACTTAAGTACTTATACTAAGGCCTTTAAGACTATACGTAAATGCTTTGTCGGTGTCAATAAACCagctaattaaaataaattctaaaaATCAAATATCCAGCAAGAAAATGCCAGAAACTTGTTGATGGAAACCAAAACTGTCTGATCGAGGTGTAATTTAACCAAATGTTGGTATATTTGAGCCTCTATGTAGACCacaggtgtcctgcaggttttggacGTATCCtcgatccaacacagctgatttaaatagcTAAATTacctccagaggcctggtaatgaactaatcatttgttTCAGGCGTGTTggcccagggtgatatctaaaacctgcaggacaccggccctcgaggcctggagttcgacaacCCTGATGTAGACCTTTGACCCTGTGTTGTTCCTGTAGACCCTGTagaaaaatttaaattaaattcaaacttgtgcacctatttcttgttttttaaagtcattaaactTCTGACCATAACTGTATGTCACTGTCTTCTACACATTATTATAACAGCTGTGAAGAAAACAGTGATCTGTTATTTCAGGAATTTCGACCAATTTGAAGTTTTGATTTTGAACTGAAGAAGCGTTCGGAGCTGGAAATATGCTGGACTTAACGAGGAGACAGAACtaagaaagaaggaaacaaaCCGAACCAGCCGACCATGTTCTGTGTGTGTCATCTGTCTCATATAACAAACATGACTACAAAGTTTCGGCTGcacaaaagatgaaaaaaaagacaagggagccaatcagagagctgcAATTTGACATGCTGAAAGAGCCACAcaggaagcgctacaggtgacGGTCATCCACACATGACGGCCGCCGGCTTGGTGTGTGTCAGGACTCCGGAGTGACAAAAACGCTTTGATTCTGTGATTCAACAGgaaccaccaacacacacacacacacacacacacacacacagagaaaacaaacgCAGATCAATAGCCAAACACCTATGGAAGAACAGCCTCACACTACagtgaacacacacatacacaaagccCCCGACACACTCATTTGTCTCATTTCACACCACTGATCCTTCCTTCCTCCCTCATTGTGTCTTTCTTTAGATGCACACACACTTATTTGTTTCACTACACATCACAGGAgcctcctgctctctctccctgctgGTCCAATCATTAATCATTGATCAGTCCAGCtcagtgttgtgtgtgtgtgtgtgtgtgtgtgtgtggccacgAGGAGTTTAATCAGGCGTGTTGCCCCACTAATGAAAGATCGGCCTCTTCTATCGGCCCCTCAGGatgtttgctgtgtgtgtgtgtgtgtgtgtgtgcatgttagaGATAAAAAGTGAgtctttattttattgatgGTTTGCTTCTCTACTGTGCTGTGATGCATTCACTGTCACTCCTGaaacaaatatacatttgtgcttctgtgtttgtgagacTCCTTGTTGGCTTTTGCCACAGCCACATTATAAAAAACAGCAGTTGGAGAATGCAGCAAAATCCCTGTGACTGTGTGCATTAAACTTGCAATAGTTGCTTTGAAAACGGGGACTTTGTCTGTGATCACTTAAATTTGATTTAGACCAgtggtgtccaactccaggcctcgagggccggtgtccctgcaggttttagatgtgtccttgatccatcacagctgatttaaatggctgaatgacctcctcaacatgtcttgaagttctccagaggcctggtaatgaactaatcatttgattcaggtgtgttgacccagggtgagatctaaaacctgcaggacacctcgaggcctggagttggccaagCCTGATTTAGACTTTCCAGTTACAACTGACGTTGtaactggaaatgccttttatCTGTACACCGCGACCTTCTACGCCATTCATGTCATTGTGGTCCCAATGTGTACTTAAATTTATCAGGAGCTGCACTTCAGGTTACGTAGAAGGATGCAGCGTAGGGTTAAAATGGGGTTTCAGTTGTGGCGTAGGTTACAACATGGCAAAAGCGCCGAGAGGcagctgttgttttgatttggtgctttacaaataaaactgaattgaaaacaaCGTAGCTCTTATGTGGAAGTATAATTCCTGTGTCATGGTCAGTTGCCATCTTCAAAGAGACTTTGGTGCATCAAGGCAGTAATAAAACAGCATGAAGACAGAGGACAGACCTCCCAATTCAAGTGAATAATCCTAACTATGGTGGCTGCTATAGGACAAACAAGTTTTAGTCAGCCAAGAAAGATCAAGAACAGTAAATAAAGACTGTACCCGCTGGTTTCTCCTACTGTTTGAATAATATCAACACTTTGCAATAAATTAGGAAATAAAACATGGATCCACTCCATTAATGGTCAGTTGCACATTTTGcagtattttacattttttacccCAGTGTCCCTGACAAGCCTTCATCTGTAGTATGTGCACTCAAATAGCAAAGTGACTCTGGACTGCATCCACCCCAAAGTTTAGCTGTGCAAGGCTGTCAGGctactgtttacctcagctgacAATGCTGGGGGACAAGTGTCCTCCTTTATCTACTCTGGGGGTGGCTGTAAAACTGGGAAAGGAGTCTAATATGAGCCAAAgagtcagtgaagctcacttctgTTCAGTGACATTGATACCGCAGTGAGTTATCGAGCACAGCCTAAACTTTTCTGTTGGTaagctgctgttagcctctgttagctgctgttagtctGCATTAATGAAACTGACATTGAAGTTTAGCTAACATTGTTGTCTTCTAATACTTAGTGAATAAACTCTCATATAATGTCAGAACGTAATCAAACTGTTCATCAGAGGGAATCTGTGATCTTTAGGAAACTCGAGCCTAACATTAGCTggcataatgttagcttataaccagctgttgttgtttagctgCAGGACGTTGTGGGTGTTTGCGAACACTTTTGGCATACTACATGTGTGTCTGGTTTCTGGCCAGATGTGTGAAACATGATTAGTTGGAAGGGAGCTGTCTTTCTTGCCACTGTATTCAATCATGGTGCAGGAACATGGTGGCTCCACAAACAACAAGCCTGTATTTTTAATGCattaatgtttatgtttatgagaATGCATCAGTATTGTATGTATATTCACAAGCACAGTATCCTTTATTCTACTAAATAACCTCAAAAAATGACTAACTATATGTAGCATATCCACCACATATTTAAGTGCAAAATCATTTAAAGCTTTAAACACAAACAGCGCCACTTCATACAGGACTCTGTAGTGCACAGGGAGCCAGTGC
Encoded proteins:
- the atoh1c gene encoding protein atonal homolog 1, which codes for MPPRKSLFAPFVSVDSECGPGPAVSALHADLHALLQRSLAQDHSGDYRDPPRAIVELRLGAAGGALHYLPPDTSALERAQRRRRLAANARERRRMLGLNVAFDRLRSVIPNTDSDRKLSKSETLQMAQIYISTLSELLQQGAGGAPSPGTDKAPAAGDPPRPESHFHTAKSSGGGPGCPEEDVQGGREYL